GGCTTGCGCAGCTCTTCCAGGATGTCGTTCAACGTGAACGCGCCCGCATCCAGCTTGGCTTTATCAACCTTTTCCAGTAGTTGCGGATTTCTGATCACATCTTCAATCGGCGTACCGATAGCGGAAGCAATCTGCTCCACGATCTTGTAGCTCTCCGGGTGCACGGCGGTGGAGTCCAGCGGATTGACGCCGCCGCGAATGCGCAGGAAGCCCGCGGCCTGCTCGAAGGTTTTAGGTCCAACACCGGAGACCTCCAGCAATTGTGCGCGCGAGTTGAACTTGCCGTTGGCATCGCGGTAGCTGACGATGGCTTGCGCGATGCGCTCGCTGACGCCGGCGACATAACGCAGCAGCGTCCATGACGCGGTGTTCAGGTCAACGCCGACGCGGTTTACGCAGCTCTCAATGGTCTGCTCCAGGGACTCCTGCAGTTGGCGCTGGTCGACGTCGTGCTGGTACTGGCCCACGCCGATCGCCTTGGGATCAACCTTTACCAGCTCTGACAGAGGGTCCTGCAGGCGTCGCGCAATGGAGATGGCTCCGCGCACCGTAAGGTCGAGGTCAGGGAACTCCTGCCGTGCAATGTCGGAAGCGGAGTAGACGCTGGCGCCGCTCTCGCTTACCGTGACGGAGAAGATGGTGTGCAGGTTGTGCTCGCGCAGGAAATCGCGGATGAACTGGTCGGTCTCGCGCGATGCGGTGCCGTTGCCGATGGCGATGGCGCGCACGTTGTGGCCCTTCAACAACGCGGCCACTTTTTGTTTCGCCTGTTCCACCTGCGCTTTGCCCGTATGCGGATACATCACGTCGTGCGCGAGGAACTTGCCGGTCTCGTCAACAACTGCCAGCTTGCAGCCGGTGCGCAGGCCGGGATCAACGCCCAGCACGGCGAGCGGACCAGCAGGCGGCGCGAGCAGAAGGTGATGCAGGTTCTCGCGGAAGACGTCGATCGCTTCCTTGTCCGAGCGGCGCTTGAGTTCGAGACGAATCTCGCTCTGGATCGACGACTTCATCAGGCGTGTCCATGCATCTTCGAGAGCCAGCGTCATCTGCTGCGTCCAGTCGCCCTGGTCGCGCAGAATACGCGCACGCAGAAGTGCGAGAACCCGCTCCTGGTCGCTCTCAATCAGGAAGTAGAGCACACCTTCCTCTTCGCCGCGGCGGACAGCCAGCATGCGGTGCGAGGGGATGGTCTTCACCGGCTCGCGGTACTCGTAGTACATCTTGAATTTTTCCTGCGGGTCCTTCGGCGGGTCGCCCTCCAGCTCCATCACCTTGCGGCTCACGATCATGCCTTCGTCGAAGAGCACCTGGCGAAGCTCCTTACGCAGGTTGGCGTCTTCGCTGATGCGTTCCGCAACAATGTGGCGTGCGCCTTCCAGCGCCGCATCCAGGTCAGCCACACCCTTCTCGGCGTCGATGAAGGTGTTGGCCAGTGTGATCAGGTCCTGCCCGGTACGCTGCTGCGCCCACAGGTAGTCGGCCAGCGGCTCCAGGCCAGCCTCGCGGGCAATGGTGGCCTTGGTGCGGCGCTTGGGCTTGTAGGGCAGGTACAGGTCTTCGAGCTCGCTCTTGTCCATGGCGGCATCGATGCGGGCCTTCAGTTCATCGGTCAGCTTGCCCTGTTCGGCGATGGAGGCGAGGATCGACTCGCGCCGCGCAACCAGCTCGCGGAAGTAGGTGACGCGCTCTTCAATGGAGCGGATCTGGACTTCATCCAGGTTGCCGGTGGCTTCCTTGCGATAGCGCGCGATGAAGGGGACGGTGCCGCCGTCATCCAACAGCTCAATCACAGAAACCAGGCCACGCAGCGGAACATTCAGTTCGTTGGCAATGTGCTGCAACAACGGGAGAGCAAGAGCGGGAAACTTCGATTCAGCCATGTCTCTGCTGATCTTAATGGAATTGGCGGTGAGGAAATGTAGGGCGGGGAAAAGCTTTCCCCATCCCTCCTGATCGGAAGGGTGGGGAAAGCAGGCGCCTATTAGTACTTCCTGGTCTTTTCCTTCAGCTTCTCTGCTTCCTTCTTCACCCAGCTCTGTTTTTTCGGCTTGGGTGCGGGCGGAGGAGCAAGCTCCGGATGATCGTTGATCTGGTTCTGACGGATCTGTTCAGGAGTGTAGCTCTCCCATTCCCAAGGCGTGACCGTGTCGCCCAGCAGCTTTTCGAAGAGCGGCTTAAAGGCCAGTTCGCCGTTCTCGCTGTTGGTCAGCATGATCATGCAGTCCTGCGTCTTTTCAAAGCAGATCATGTAGTTCTGAGCGCCGTCGCCGTGTCCTTCTTTGAAGAACGCGCGGCCGTACCTGGTGTTGGTCAGCAGACCCCATCCAAGGCCATAGGCAAGGCCAACGCTGACGGGCTCGTCTGAGAGCTCTTCTGTGAGGGTAGGGAACTGGTGCGCGGTGTGGATCTGGATTTGCGGTGCGAACATCTGCGCCTGCGAGGGACCGTTCAGCAGCTTGCCGGCCAGCAATGCCTGCGTGAACTTTACAAGGTCACTGATGGTGGTGTCCATGGATCCTGCGCCGCGGGGATTGACACGCCGGTTATGTTCCACCAGTTTGCCATCGGGCGTATAACCATCGGCATAGTTCGATGCGAAGCTGTCTTTCCAGCTCATGCCGGTGCGTGCCATGCCCAGCGGTGTGAACAGATGTTCTTCCATCATGTCGCGCAGGCTGCGGCCGGTCTTCTGCTCAATGACGAACTGCAGCATGTTCAGACCTTCACCGGAGTAGGCAAAGCGCGTGCCCGGGTTGAAGTGCAGCTGCAGCTTGCCGCCGGGTTCCAGGGCTGCGAAGTTGGCAAGACCGGAGGTGTGCGAGAGCAGATGGCGCGCGGTGATCTTCTGCCAGCGAGGATCATCCGCCAGTCCCTTGTACTTGTCGTACTCAGGCAAAGGCTTCGGCAGATACTCGGCGATGGGCTTGTCGAGATCGAGCTCGTTGGCCTGCACCAGCTGCATGACGAAGGTTGCGAAGACGCCCTTGGTGATGGATGCCGCATACATCACCGTGTCGTTATTGATGGGCTGAGCCTGGGCCACGTTGCGCAGGCCAAAGCTTTGTACCCACACGGGTCTGCCGTGGTTCAGAATTGCGATCTGTGCTCCGGTGATATGTCCGGCAGTCAAAGTCCCGCGCACAATAGAGCTAGCCTCTGCTGGAGTGAGCGTGGTGCCATCCAGACGGTGAATCGTGCTCTGTGCCTGAGACGCAAACGGGGCCGCAAACAAAGCGGCCCCGAGCAAACTTCCGCGAACGACTGATTCGAATCGCATCGACCTGGACTCGTCTCCTTAGAAATCGTTGTCGTTGGAGTTGGTGTTGGAGGTTTCCTTTTTCTTCTTCGTGACCTTTGTGCTGCGGTCAC
Above is a genomic segment from Terriglobus tenax containing:
- a CDS encoding Tex family protein, whose translation is MAESKFPALALPLLQHIANELNVPLRGLVSVIELLDDGGTVPFIARYRKEATGNLDEVQIRSIEERVTYFRELVARRESILASIAEQGKLTDELKARIDAAMDKSELEDLYLPYKPKRRTKATIAREAGLEPLADYLWAQQRTGQDLITLANTFIDAEKGVADLDAALEGARHIVAERISEDANLRKELRQVLFDEGMIVSRKVMELEGDPPKDPQEKFKMYYEYREPVKTIPSHRMLAVRRGEEEGVLYFLIESDQERVLALLRARILRDQGDWTQQMTLALEDAWTRLMKSSIQSEIRLELKRRSDKEAIDVFRENLHHLLLAPPAGPLAVLGVDPGLRTGCKLAVVDETGKFLAHDVMYPHTGKAQVEQAKQKVAALLKGHNVRAIAIGNGTASRETDQFIRDFLREHNLHTIFSVTVSESGASVYSASDIARQEFPDLDLTVRGAISIARRLQDPLSELVKVDPKAIGVGQYQHDVDQRQLQESLEQTIESCVNRVGVDLNTASWTLLRYVAGVSERIAQAIVSYRDANGKFNSRAQLLEVSGVGPKTFEQAAGFLRIRGGVNPLDSTAVHPESYKIVEQIASAIGTPIEDVIRNPQLLEKVDKAKLDAGAFTLNDILEELRKPGRDPREKFIAPSFAEGVNELSDLQEGMVLEGVVTNVTKFGAFVDIGVHQDGLVHISELSNKFIKEPSEAVKTGQIVKVKVLSADAKTKRIALSIKQLEAPAGPKIKNGNNRPDNRNNKPKSAPPPPQTMEDKLAALSGKWKTR
- a CDS encoding serine hydrolase domain-containing protein; protein product: MRFESVVRGSLLGAALFAAPFASQAQSTIHRLDGTTLTPAEASSIVRGTLTAGHITGAQIAILNHGRPVWVQSFGLRNVAQAQPINNDTVMYAASITKGVFATFVMQLVQANELDLDKPIAEYLPKPLPEYDKYKGLADDPRWQKITARHLLSHTSGLANFAALEPGGKLQLHFNPGTRFAYSGEGLNMLQFVIEQKTGRSLRDMMEEHLFTPLGMARTGMSWKDSFASNYADGYTPDGKLVEHNRRVNPRGAGSMDTTISDLVKFTQALLAGKLLNGPSQAQMFAPQIQIHTAHQFPTLTEELSDEPVSVGLAYGLGWGLLTNTRYGRAFFKEGHGDGAQNYMICFEKTQDCMIMLTNSENGELAFKPLFEKLLGDTVTPWEWESYTPEQIRQNQINDHPELAPPPAPKPKKQSWVKKEAEKLKEKTRKY